Sequence from the Nocardioides exalbidus genome:
CGCCGCAGCGCACCAAGGAGCACGTGAAGGCCGTCGTCGAGGCCGGCGTCGACATGTTCGTGATCCGCGGCACGACGGTCTCCGCCGAGCACGTGAGCAGCCAGGCCGAGCCGCTGAACCTCAAGGAGTTCATCTACGAGCTCGACGTCCCGGTCATCGTCGGCGGCTGCGCGACCCACCAGGCCGCGCTCCACCTGATGCGCACCGGCGCGGCCGGCGTCCTCGTCGGGTTCGGTGGCGGCGCCGCCCACACCACCCGCACCGTCCTCGGCGTCTCCGTCCCCATGGCCAGCGCCGTCGCCGACGTCGCCGCCGCCCGGCGCGACTACCTCGACGAGTCGGGAGGGCGCTACGTGCACGTCATCGCCGACGGCTCGATCGGCAGCTCGGGTGACATCGCCAAGGCCATCGCCTGCGGTGCCGACGCCGTGATGATCGGCTCCCCGCTCGCTCGCGCGACCGAGGCCCCGGGCCGCGGCTTCCACTGGGGCAGCGAGGCCACCCACTCCGAGCTGCCGCGTGGCGAGCGCGTCGAGTTCGCCCCGGTCGGCACGCTCGAGGAGATCATGTTCGGCCCCTCCCGCGTCGCCGACGGCACGATGAACCTCATCGGCGCGCTGCGGCGGGCGATGGCGACCACGGGCTACACCGAGGTCAAGGAGTTCCAGCGCATCGAGGTCGTCGTCCAGCACTGAGTGGTCGCGTGGTGCCTGCTGCGACACTGGTGCCATGAGTCTCGCCAAGG
This genomic interval carries:
- a CDS encoding GuaB3 family IMP dehydrogenase-related protein, whose product is MTEIEIGRAKRGRRAYSFDDIAIVPSRRTRDPEEVSTAWQIDAYRFDVPVVAAPMDSVMSPSTAIALGKMGGLGVLNLEGLWTRYDDPTGLLEEVAGLQGSEATRRMQEIYAEPIKPELITARLKEMRAAGVTVAGSLSPQRTKEHVKAVVEAGVDMFVIRGTTVSAEHVSSQAEPLNLKEFIYELDVPVIVGGCATHQAALHLMRTGAAGVLVGFGGGAAHTTRTVLGVSVPMASAVADVAAARRDYLDESGGRYVHVIADGSIGSSGDIAKAIACGADAVMIGSPLARATEAPGRGFHWGSEATHSELPRGERVEFAPVGTLEEIMFGPSRVADGTMNLIGALRRAMATTGYTEVKEFQRIEVVVQH